One part of the Macaca mulatta isolate MMU2019108-1 chromosome 6, T2T-MMU8v2.0, whole genome shotgun sequence genome encodes these proteins:
- the LOC144341400 gene encoding uncharacterized protein LOC144341400, which yields MSHRVTSPSYGKTVTSYGPDIAARARPVFVLSQDLLGLRNHILAVPLLGPGVEILGTAKWKLARTQKPRSRETAGSCDRDAQRRRPRTAFWRPSRNPCGGPGKRLCPCSSPVTGSEEPWAPPAQPCSTRPSRNARLSATGAPATSNLSDPWPEGCRHRETEAQSCEQETTARRNGGARSLGGNAASDVVKDNIRFGATNGAVTKEPSTPRKKEKFGHRETPCSKCCDSKTAGSAPVAKESTERPGAATATPAPEGLGWRKLRTETRKLCTAQLAVDTNRKVSGLLRTLQS from the coding sequence ATGAGTCACAGAGTAACTTCGCCTTCCTATGGCAAAACGGTGACTTCCTACGGCCCAGATATCGCAGCCAGGGCTAGACCGGTGTTTGTCTTAAGTCAGGACTTGCTTGGGCTGAGAAATCACATTTTGGCCGTTCCCCTACTTGGACCGGGGGTAGAAATCCTGGGCACCGCGAAATGGAAACTTGCTAGGACCCAGAAGCCAAGGTCGCGGGAAACCGCGGGGTCCTGCGACAGAGACGCGCAGCGGCGCCGCCCCAGGACTGCGTTCTGGCGGCCGAGCCGGAACCCGTGCGGCGGCCCTGGGAAGAGACTGTGCCCGTGCAGCTCCCCTGTCACCGGCTCCGAGGAGCCTTGGGCTCCGCCCGCCCAGCCCTGCAGCACCCGTCCGTCCCGCAACGCCAGACTCAGCGCAACTGGGGCACCGGCCACTTCCAATCTCTCAGATCCGTGGCCTGAGGGCTGCCGCCACCGAGAAACGGAGGCACAGAGCTGCGAACAAGAGACCACCGCTCGGCGAAATGGCGGTGCCAGGAGCCTGGGAGGGAATGCAGCCAGCGACGTTGTCAAGGACAACATTCGTTTTGGCGCAACCAACGGTGCTGTCACCAAGGAACCGTCGACTccgagaaaaaaagagaagttcgGCCACCGAGAAACTCCGTGCAGCAAGTGCTGTGACAGCAAAACCGCCGGCTCCGCGCCGGTGGCGAAAGAGTCGACGGAAAGGCCGGGTGCTGCCACCGCGACGCCGGCACCAGAGGGCCTCGGATGGAGAAAGCTCCGCACCGAGACAAGGAAACTGTGTACGGCACAGCTAGCGGTTGACACAAACAGAAAAGTGTCTGGTCTGCTAAGAACTCTACAATCATAA
- the LOC114678781 gene encoding annexin-2 receptor-like, producing the protein MEQHFLGCVKRPWDSPEVAPEPGFPPIVSSEDRGPWPLPLYPVLGEYSLDSCDLGLLSSPCWRLPGVYWQNGLFPGVQSTLEPGTAKSPEFGWPGTQKQQEASVEEVGQGEEPDRLTLQQLSWCSPPRSWNRQQDTDVSDSGCLLEGRHPPALHLWRHPPGGFSDCLERILRVGFAAFSVLWACCLRICGAKQP; encoded by the coding sequence ATGGAGCAACATTTTCTTGGCTGTGTGAAGCGGCCTTGGGATTCCCCCGAGGTGGCGCCAGAGCCCGGGTTTCCGCCTATTGTGAGTTCAGAAGATCGTGGGCCGTGGCCCCTCCCTTTGTATCCAGTACTAGGAGAGTACTCATTGGACAGCTGTGATTTGGGACTGCTTTCCAGTCCTTGCTGGCGGCTACCGGGAGTCTATTGGCAAAACGGACTCTTTCCTGGAGTCCAGAGCACCTTGGAACCAGGTACAGCGAAGTCCCCTGAGTTCGGTTGGCCGGGGACACAGAAGCAGCAAGAGGCATCCGTGGAAgaggtggggcagggagaggaaCCCGACAGACTCACGCTCCAGCAGCTTTCCTGGTGCAGTCCTCCGCGTTCCTGGAACAGACAGCAGGACACCGACGTCTCTGACAGCGGGTGCCTTTTGGAAGGCCGCCATCCTCCTGCCCTCCATCTGTGGCGCCACCCCCCGGGGGGTTTCTCAGACTGCCTGGAGCGGATTCTTCGCGTTGGTTTTGCCGCGTTCTCTGTACTCTGGGCGTGCTGCCTACGAATCTGTGGAGCTAAACAGCCTTAG